A window of the Capricornis sumatraensis isolate serow.1 chromosome 9, serow.2, whole genome shotgun sequence genome harbors these coding sequences:
- the GZMM gene encoding granzyme M, with protein sequence MLLLLVVLEALWAGGNTFETHIIGGREAVPHSRPYMVSLQKSGHHLCGGVLLCQNWVLTAAHCLAQPTQQLRLVLGLHVLGDPSLTCRIRKVVLHPEYKPAPHLENDLALLKLDGKVKPTKKIRPLALPRGRQAVATGTRCSLAGWGQTHQPGNLARALQELDLRVLDTRMCNNSRFWHGNISSHMICLAADSKSQAPCKGDSGGPVVCRRGQVAGILSFSSKNCTNIFKPPVAVAVAPYMSWIKNTLRHNSSPPSP encoded by the exons atgctgctgctgctggtggtcctGGAAGCCCTGTGGGCAG gaGGCAACACCTTCGAGACCCACATCATTGGGGGTCGAGAGGCTGTCCCCCACTCACGCCCATACATGGTCTCGCTGCAGAAGTCTGGCCACCACCTATGTGGTGGGGTGCTCCTGTGCCAGAATTGGGTGTTGACAGCTGCCCACTGCCTGGCCCAGCC GACGCAGCAGCTGAGGCTTGTGCTGGGGCTTCATGTGCTGGGAGACCCCAGCCTTACCTGCCGCATCAGGAAGGTGGTCCTGCATCCTGAATACAAGCCAGCCCCTCATCTGGAGAATGACCTCGCACTGCTAAAG CTGGACGGGAAGGTGAAGCCCACCAAGAAAATCCGGCCCCTGGCCTTGCCCCGAGGGCGCCAGGCGGTGGCCACAGGCACCCGGTGCAGCTTGGCCGGCTGGGGCCAGACCCACCAGCCTGGGAACCTGGCCAGGGCACTGCAGGAGCTGGACTTGCGTGTGCTGGACACCAGGATGTGCAACAACAGTCGGTTCTGGCACGGCAACATCAGCTCCCACATGATCTGCCTGGCAGCTGACTCCAAGAGCCAGGCCCCCTGCAAG GGGGACTCAGGTGGGCCGGTGGTGTGCAGAAGAGGCCAAGTGGCCGGAATCCTGTCCTTCAGCTCTAAGAATTGCACCAACATCTTCAAACCCCCCGTGGCTGTCGCCGTGGCCCCCTACATGTCCTGGATCAAGAACACCCTCCGCCACAACAGCTCACCTCCCTCTCCTTGA
- the CDC34 gene encoding ubiquitin-conjugating enzyme E2 R1, giving the protein MARPLVPSSQKALLLELKGLQEEPVEGFRVTLVDEGDLYNWEVAIFGPPNTYYEGGYFKARLKFPIDYPYSPPAFRFLTKMWHPNIYETGDVCISILHPPVDDPQSGELPSERWNPTQNVRTILLSVISLLNEPNTFSPANVDASVMYRKWKESKGKDREYTDIIRKQVLGTKVDAERDGVKVPTTLAEYCVKTKAPVPDEGSDLFYDDYYEDGEAEADSCFGDDEDDSGTEES; this is encoded by the exons ATGGCCCGGCCGCTGGTGCCCAGCTCGCAGAAGGCGTTGTTGCTGGAGCTCAAGGGGCTGCAAGAGGAGCCGGTGGAGGGCTTTCGGGTGACCCTGGTGGATGAGGGCGACCTGTACAACTGGGAGGTGGCCATCTTCGGACCCCCCAACACTTACTACGAGGGCGGCTACTTCAAG GCGCGCCTCAAGTTCCCCATCGACTACCCTtactcccctcctgcctttcgGTTCCTGACCAAGATGTGGCACCCCAACATCTACGAG ACTGGGGACGTTTGCATCTCGATTCTCCACCCTCCAGTGGATGACCCCCAGAGCGGGGAGCTGCCCTCAGAACGGTGGAACCCCACGCAGAATGTCAG GACCATCCTCCTGAGTGTCATCTCCCTCCTCAACGAACCCAACACCTTCTCGCCAGCCAACGTGGACGCCTCTGTGATGTACAGGAAGTGGAAAGAGAGCAAAGGCAAGGACCGAGAGTACACGGACATCATCCG GAAGCAGGTCCTGGGGACCAAGGTGGACGCAGAGCGGGATGGCGTGAAGGTACCCACCACACTGGCTGAGTACTGCGTGAAGACCAAGGCCCCAGTGCCGGACGAGGGTTCCGACCTCTTCTATGACGACTACTATGAGGATGGCGAGGCTGAGGCCGACAGCTGCTTCGGGGACGATGAGGATGACTCAGGCACCGAAGAGTCCTGA